In Equus asinus isolate D_3611 breed Donkey chromosome 13, EquAss-T2T_v2, whole genome shotgun sequence, one DNA window encodes the following:
- the ARL4D gene encoding ADP-ribosylation factor-like protein 4D: MGNHLTEMAPTASSFLPHFQALHVVVVGLDSAGKTSLLYRLKFKEFVQSVPTKGFNTEKIRVPLGGSRGITFQVWDVGGQEKLRPLWRSYTRRTDGLVFVVDAAEVERLEEAKVELHRISRASDNQGVPVLVLANKQDQPGALSAAEVEKRLAVRELAAATLTHVQGCSAVNGLGLQPGLERLYEMILKRKKAARVGKKRR; this comes from the coding sequence ATGGGGAACCACTTGACCGAGATGGCgcccactgcctcctccttcttgCCCCACTTCCAGGCCCTGCACGTAGTGGTCGTCGGGCTGGACTCAGCTGGAAAGACCTCCCTCCTCTACCGCCTCAAGTTCAAAGAGTTTGTGCAGAGTGTCCCCACTAAAGGCTTTAACACAGAGAAGATCCGGGTGCCCCTGGGGGGCTCCCGTGGCATCACCTTCCAAGTGTGGGATGTCGGGGGACAGGAGAAGCTGCGACCACTGTGGCGCTCCTACACACGCCGGACAGATGGGCTGGTGTTTGTGGTGGATGCTGCAGAGGTGGAGCGCCTGGAGGAGGCCAAGGTGGAGCTACACCGAATCAGCCGGGCCTCGGACAACCAGGGTGTGCCTGTGCTGGTGCTGGCCAACAAGCAGGATCAGCCTGGGGCACTGAGCGCAGCCGAGGTGGAGAAGAGACTGGCAGTCCGAGAGCTGGCTGCTGCCACACTCACCCACGTGCAGGGCTGCAGTGCTGTGAATGGGCTGGGCCTGCAGCCTGGCCTTGAGCGCCTGTATGAGATGATCCTCAAGAGGAAGAAGGCGGCCAGGGTAGGCAAGAAGAGACGGTGA